The segment AAAGAACGAAGTGTCAACCGGAGAGTGATAGAGCATATTTCCAACACTGTCACCTTTGTATTCGGGCTTCCATTTAGAATTTGGTTCCGGAATAAGGATGTTCTTTAAATGAAATGTACTGTTTTGAGAAAGCAATGCATTTGCTGTCAGGTTTTCAAAAGACAACGGAACAAAGACTAAAATCCCAACTACCATTAAGCTTAAAGCATAGAAACGAAGTATCCATTTTGGATTGGTAATCCATAACGACATCCATAACATCAAAAAGAACAAAGTGAAATACACATAAAAGCGATACTGCGGTGAACTAAAGCACAATACGACTGCCAATACTAAAAAGGCAAAATAGATTGTCCAAAGTGCTTTTGGCAAACGCTTTTTGAAGATTATAATAGGCGTAACTAAAAGTGTCAGCAGTGATGCAATCCCGATATAACGCGACATGCCATTTTGTAAAAAGTAATGCTTGACAAGATCCAATGGCGATGCGCTGGAAAAAGCAGCGTGATCGATATAAAAAGAATGCATCACACCTTTGCTAAAGAAGAAATTCATGATAATGGCAGGAACCGTATAATCCAAATCATCCATTCTGAAACAAAGTAACGGAAACAATGGATAGCCTGTGAGCATGGTGTTTTTTATAACAAATAAGAGCAAAACTATACCACCAAGGCTACTTACTAAAAGCAGTTGTTTCTTTAAAACGGCAAAGTGCTTTAGCAACAAAATCAAAGGAAACAGCAATAAAACAAAGGCAGTAACTTTTATAAAAACAGCAAACAACGCAAAGATTGTAATGATAATGAAAGTGTCTTCAGTAGCTTCATTTTGGAGATACTTCGAAAACAAAATAAGCGCAAATACATACACCGGAAAATCAGGTGAAGGCGAACTGATAAATTGAAACAGGAATGCATACGTCAACGGCAATAAACCAAAAAGTAAATCCATTCGATTGCCTTTGGTGAAATAGGAGTGCAGCTTTTGAAATGCAAACAAATTTACCAATAACAAGCAAAAGCCATTCAAATCATTAAACTTATCATAGAGAAACGAAAAACTATACACGCTTTGCGTAATATGCCAACCGCTGGCTTGCCCAAAGAACAGATGCAAATTCGCCAATCCTTTGACAAAGCCATACTCGTTGAGCCATTTGATGGTTTGGACATAATAGCTTTCGTTATCAATGATAAAAGGCAAAGAAGCACTTTGTGCGATTATCAATAAACTACTGAAGGCAAACAGTATTTTAACTGTAAACGAGAACGATTTGATTTTGGATAAGGTCGTCTGCCAAATTAAAATAAAAACCGCTTTGTTACGGTACCAAAAAAGAATAGAGAGTACAATTAAAATAGCATGAAACGCAATAGCAATCGGACCAAAGAACGCCCATATCGTAGCCAAAAGTGTAATGGGGAATAATCCTAAAATAGTGGTTGTGATAATATCATACTGCCTGATGCGAAGCGCTTTAGAAAAGGAAATACCAAAGCTAAATGCTGTGAAGAAAATATAAAGCCAACTAAGTAGAATTAGTATCATACCATCAAACGATTAGTCCGTCTTTCATGACCAACTTTCGGTCAGCCATATTGGCAAAAGTCTCGTTATGGGTAACGATAACAAAGGTTTGCCCAAATTCATCTCGTAATTTAAAAAACAACTGATGCAGGTTTTCAGCAGATGCTGTATCCAAATTTCCGGAAGGTTCATCGGCAAAAATAACAGCCGGTTTGTTTATCAAAGCGCGGGCAACCGCCACACGTTGTTGTTCACCGCCGGAAAGCTCGTTTGGTTTGTGGTTTATTCTGTCGGATAAGCCAAGATAATCCAATAATTTTTTGGCTTCCGCTTCTGTTGTAGCTTTTTCTTTTCCTGCAATATAGGCGGGAATGCAAACGTTTTCCAAAGCGGTAAATTCGGGTAACAATTGGTGGAATTGGAATATAAAACCAAGATGTGTATTTCTGAACTTAGATAATGCTTTGTCTTTCATTATCAATAAGTTTTCTTTGTTTATCTCAAGTGATGTATCACTTTCTTTTGCAGGATTGTCGAGTGTGCCCAATATCTGTAACAAAGTCGTTTTCCCTGCACCTGAAGCTCCAACAATGGAAACAATTTCACCTTGCTTAATGTGTAAATCAACGCCTTTTAAAACATGTAAACTATCGTAGTATTTATGGATATTTTTGGCAATAATCATTAGAATGAATTTTTCACAAAGTAACAAAGTATTTTCTTTTATTGAATAGTATAGTTTTTATTTATGCTTGAATAATTTTTAAAGTTGTGTTAATTAAATTATTTTGTTTAATTGTTTTCTACATTTGTTAAACAAAATAATTAATTCTTATGAACAGTACCATTGAAAAAGAATTATTTGAAATGATCGGAGACAATCATCAAATGACTTCTGCAGAGACACCTTTACGTGTTGATGCTTTCCAAAAATCAGATAAAGATAAAATGTTAGCCATAGAAAACCATTTCTTTCAAATCATGGAAGAGCTTGGACTTGATATGACCGATGACAGTCTGAAAGGAACGCCACACAGGGTAGCCAAGATGTTTATTCAGGAAATATTTTCAGGTTTGAATCCAGCCAACAAACCAAAAATATCAGTTTTTGAAAATACATATCAATATGATAAAATGTTGGTGGAAGCAGATATCAGTTTCAACTCTACTTGTGAGCATCATTTTTTGCCCATTATTGGAAAAGCACATATAGGTTATGTTTCCAGCGGAAAAGTAATAGGTTTATCCAAATTGAACCGAATAGTCGATTATTACTCAAGAAGACCACAAGTTCAAGAGCGTTTGATTATGCAAATCTTTAATGAACTTAAAACAGCTTTAGAAACTGAAGATGTTATTGTGGTTATGGAAGCCAAGCATTTATGTGTTTCGAGTAGAGGAATTAATGATGAAAGTAGTTTTACTTCAACGATACAATACAGTGGAATTTTTAATGAAAAAGAAAATAGGAATGATTTCTTTAGCTTAATTAAGAAAGAGAAATAAATAAAGAGAGTTGTTAGGTTTTTTTGAATGAAAGAATCCTCAGTTTATTTGGGGGTTCTTTTTTTATTAACCAAAAATCCTAAGCCACAAGCACGAAGCATTTTCTTTTCGAAAGCCCAAAAGAAAGTAAACTGTCCAAACAGGAATCCGAAACTTACAAGCAACACCTGATATACCGGAAAGATAAGGATAATGTATAACGGATAATATTCCCAAGGATTGGATTTGCTGATTCCGAGAAAAGCTAAGATGGGTTTTGAAAGATAGGCTGAGGTTGAACCGGTGACTGCAAATACTACAATAATGACAAAAACCTGCCAATTTGATTTAATATTCCAACGTTCTTTGAAGTTTGCCATTTATTCTAAAAGTTGTACAAAGCTACTTAATTTATGGTCTTGGAGCAAATCCGCCCAACTGTTGTTTGTTGGCAATTTGAAAATAAATCATATAGTTGTATATCAAATAGTTCACTTCATAACCGTAATGAATGTTGTTGTCATAATTGATTTGCATTTCATATAGATTCGGATTGAAACGTTGTGGCTGCATTGCTCTGCGGTTCCATTCCGAAACAAAAATCTGATTGCGGCTTTCTAAATAACTTTCCGAATAAAAACCTCTTGGTTTGGCGTTACCGTATAGCCAGGAATTAAATCCACCGTCAATAATAATGACTTCATATTCTAAGGAATCATTGGCAATCCTGACAACATCTGAAGCTTTTGGAGCGTCTGATGTTTTTGCTTTTGTTGTAATATTTTTATCGAAATGACAGGAAGCTAAAGCAACAATTAGAAGTAGTGGAACAATTATCTTTTTACTCACGCACATTGTTGTTTTTCGGTATTCGTGACCCGAGCCAGAAAGGCGAACGGATGAAATAATCTTCGAATTCATGGCTAATTAGTTTGCATAAAATTACTAAAAACAAACACTACTTGTTCCAACTTTAACATATAAAAAAACCACGCTTAGCTTGGTTAGATTTATAATTCAAAGTTATAGACGGCAAATTTTTTAAAATGATTCCGAACGAAAGTATGCTGATCTTTATCACTCATCTTATCTGTATTTTGGACTTCAATTTTAATAGAGTCGTACAGGTGATTTTCCTTTAAAAGATTGTGCAACTCCATTTTTGCATTTGTTGGCCCGAATAAAATTATTTCATCAAATCCCCTGATAACATTCGCAATATTCTTGAAGTATGTATTTTGTTTGTGCTGCTCCTTATTGTGCATTATGTTTTCACTACGCTCAAGTGTTTCTCCCTTATCCTGAAAAGTATAATTAGAAGAAATAGTTTCAGTTTCTTTTATTTCTGAAGAAAATTCGATTAAGCACGCATTAGAATGGTCCATCCAAATACCTAATTTTTTTTTTGTTTTCATAGCTGTGAATTTTAATTAATTCTGCTTAACAAATTTGATGGTAAACAACGGATATATTGTTGTACTAATTAAGATAAAGATTATATGATTCACATATGGGGAACAAAAAAACCACGCGAATGGCGTGGTTTTCAAAACATTACTATGTTATATTATACTTTTTCTGCTTTTAACAAACTGATAACCTGTTCTGCCAATTCAGTTCCGATTCGGTCTTGTGCTTCCAAAGTAGCCGCACCAATATGTGGCGTCAAAGAAATTTTTGGGTGCATCAATATTTGAATTTCCGGAGTTGGTTCATTTTCAAAAACGTCTAATCCGGCAAATAATACTTTTTCTGAGTCCAAAGCTTCAATCAATGCTACTTCGTCAATTACACCGCCACGGGCACAATTCACGATACCAACACCATCTTTCATTTGTAGAAACTCATCTTTTCCAATCACATAACCTTCCTGTGCTGGAACGTGAAGCGTAATAAAATCAGCGTGTTTGAACACATCTTCCATTGGTTCAGTGATAAATTCAACATTGATGAATTGTCCGTTGTAGAAATCTACTTTTACTTCGGCATTATCTACAAATTTATCGGCAGCAATTACTTTCATTCCAAGTCCAAGTGCCATTTTTGCAACCGACTGACCAATACGTCCAAAACCAATAATTCCTAAGGTTTTACCACGTAATTCAATTCCGTTAGCGTAGGCTTTTTTCAAGCCATCAAAATTGGTATCACCTTCTAAAGGCATATTTCTGTTTGAATCCTGTAGAAAACGAACGCCTGTAAACAAATGTGCAAATACCAATTCGGCGACACTTTCAGAAGAAGATGCCGGCGTATTAATAACGTGCAATCCTTTTTCACGAGCATAGTCCACATCAATATTATCCATTCCAACACCACCGCGACCGATGATTTTCAGACTCGGACAATTGTCAATAATATCTTTACGTACTTTGGTAGCACTTCTCACAAGGATAACAGAAACCTTGTGTTCATTGATATAATTGGCTACCTGCTCTTGTGCAACCTTAGTTGTAATCACTTCAAAACCACCTTTTTCTAATGCTTTGATTCCGCTTTTAGAAATTCCATCGTTGGCTAATACTTTCATTTTTATTGTCATTGCGAGGAACGAAGCAATCTCATCTTAATGCTCATTCTTCATTATTATTTAATTATTTTCAGGAGCTGCTTCCCGCTTTCCGCGCTACATGGTAGCTTGCTTCAATCGGGGCTAGGGCTATCTATTAAACTGTAACTTCGTTTTGTTTTACAACTTCTTCCAGTTTCTTCATTACATCAACCAAAACCTGTACGCTTTCTAATGGCAGCGCATTGTACATAGAAGCTCTGTAACCACCAACAGAACGATGTCCGGCAATACCAGATATTCCGGCTTCTTTCCACATTTTGTCAAATGTCTCCTGATTCTTTTCGTCAACCAATAGGAACGTAGCGTTCATATTACTTCTGTCTTTTTTATCAGCTGTTCCAATAAACAATGGATTTCTGTCAATTTCAGTGTAAAGTAAATTCGCTTTAGCTTCGTTTACTTTTTCAATAGCAGCAATTCCACCTTGAGCTTTTAACCATTGCAAAGTCAATAGGCAGGTATATACCGCGAAAACTGCAGGCGTATTGTACATGCTTTCCGCTTTAATATGTTTTTCGTAATCCAATATACTCGGAATAGTTCTTCCAGATTTTCCTAGGATTTCCTCTTTTACAATTACTAAAGTCGCTCCGGCAGCACCCATATTTTTCTGTGCTCCTGCATAAATCAAATCGAATTGTGTAAAGTCTAAACTTCTTGAGAAGATATCCGAACTCATATCACAAACTACAGGAATGTTAGTTTTTGGAAACGATTTCATTTGGGTTCCAAAAATCGTATTGTTGCTTGTGCAGTGAAAATAACTTGCATCAGCTGGAATAGTATAATCAGTTGGAATATGATTGTAATTTTGTTCTTTTGAAGAAGCAACCACAACTGTTTCACCAAATAGTTTGGCTTCCTTAATCGCATTGTTTGCCCAGGTTCCGGTGTCTAAATAAGCGGCTTTTCCGTCAACTTTCATCAGGTTGTATGGCACCATCAAAAACTCCAAACTTGCTCCACCTTGAAGAAACAAAGCCTGATATCCTTTTCCTTCTAATCCTAAAAGCTCTAAAGCCAAAGCTCTAACTTCATCCATCACAGCAACAAAGTCTTTACTTCTATGCGAAATTTCAAGAAGCGATAGATCAGAATTATTAAAATTTAAAACGGCTTGAGCTGATTTTTCAAATACTTCTTGTGGCAAAATGCATGGACCAGCACTGTAATTATGTTTTTTCATGGTGACAGATTTCTAATTTGTGAGTTGCAAATTTCGGAAACCCCTTTTTAAAAAACGTTTAGAAATTGGCAATATTATAACGATGTTATTAACGAAAACGTTTTAGTTTATAACAATTATTTGGCGAATTTATGATTAAAAATAGTATTGACACAATTTTGTATCAATGAATTAACACTTATCAATAATAGAAGAAAAAACTTATGTGTTTTAAGTCTAACTAAAAGTTAGTATATTTGTTTAGAAGCTATTATAAATAAAAAAAGATAAAACTTTGTATTCATAAAAATTGGTTATTGAAAAAGGCAAAAAAAATAAAATTCAACTTTAAATTAATCAAGCTATTATGCTTGTTATTCTTAGTCTGTATTCCGCAGGAATTCTTCGGACAGGAATTCGAGTGGGTATATAGTACTAAAGGAACCGATCTAAATCCAAGTTTGCCACGAGGAATTGTAAAACAAATAATAACGAATAGCAATAATGATATCTATATAGCCGGATGGCTTGATGGAAATATTGATTTTGGAGATGGTCAGGCCGGATTTGTTCGTAATACCATGACATCAACAACTAGTTTTGTTGCAAAACTTAATGAAAACAAACAAGTTATATGGGTAAAAGAATTGAGAATGGCTGCCTATGCTATAAACACAATTATATTAGATGAAAATGAAAATGTAATAATAAGTGGTAGAGCTACTCCACACGCCACTACTTTATATTTCAATTCCAATCCGCCTAATCCATTGCTTCCCAATATTCTTGCTCCAACTCACGAAAATTTAACTCCTATAGATGTTTACGGGTTTATTTATAAATTAGATTCAAATGGAAATTATATTAATGCCAAATTGTTTAAAGACACACTAATCAGTAACATAGTAAAAGACCATAACAATATGATCATTGCTGTTGGATGCACTGTGGAATATGATACTGTTATTCCCAGTGACTATAAACAAAAATGGGGTTTTATAACCAAATTAGACACGAATCTAAATAGTATTTGGGAGAAAACAGTTAACAATCAAAGTAGTAATAGTAATAATGGTTTTGGGTATGTTGCTTGCGATAGTCAAAACAATATTTATTGCACAGGTTCGTATACTAACCGTTTTGTTTATGGAAGTACAACTTTGCAAGATGATGAGACAAGTCAATTTGTGAGTAAATTATCTCCAAATGGTGATGAAAGCTGGATTGTAGAGTTTCATGATTTTTCAGTATCTCAAATACGTATTGATAATTCAGATGGCATTTATTTTTTCGCCAATTATGCAGCGCCATTTTCTGTAGAATTTAATAACCGACTTGTTGAAAATCTACCAATTGTTTTAGACAATGAGTTGGTTTTGTTTAAAATTAACGTCAATGGAAACCATATTTGGAATATTCCAATGTATGGTAGAGGC is part of the Flavobacterium sangjuense genome and harbors:
- a CDS encoding DUF6787 family protein, with translation MANFKERWNIKSNWQVFVIIVVFAVTGSTSAYLSKPILAFLGISKSNPWEYYPLYIILIFPVYQVLLVSFGFLFGQFTFFWAFEKKMLRACGLGFLVNKKRTPK
- a CDS encoding LIC_10190 family membrane protein, with the protein product MILILLSWLYIFFTAFSFGISFSKALRIRQYDIITTTILGLFPITLLATIWAFFGPIAIAFHAILIVLSILFWYRNKAVFILIWQTTLSKIKSFSFTVKILFAFSSLLIIAQSASLPFIIDNESYYVQTIKWLNEYGFVKGLANLHLFFGQASGWHITQSVYSFSFLYDKFNDLNGFCLLLVNLFAFQKLHSYFTKGNRMDLLFGLLPLTYAFLFQFISSPSPDFPVYVFALILFSKYLQNEATEDTFIIITIFALFAVFIKVTAFVLLLFPLILLLKHFAVLKKQLLLVSSLGGIVLLLFVIKNTMLTGYPLFPLLCFRMDDLDYTVPAIIMNFFFSKGVMHSFYIDHAAFSSASPLDLVKHYFLQNGMSRYIGIASLLTLLVTPIIIFKKRLPKALWTIYFAFLVLAVVLCFSSPQYRFYVYFTLFFLMLWMSLWITNPKWILRFYALSLMVVGILVFVPLSFENLTANALLSQNSTFHLKNILIPEPNSKWKPEYKGDSVGNMLYHSPVDTSFFWVTGNGNLPCVNAEQVKYFEQGFFYIPQQRSTDLNDGFYAQKISGHE
- the serC gene encoding 3-phosphoserine/phosphohydroxythreonine transaminase, translated to MKKHNYSAGPCILPQEVFEKSAQAVLNFNNSDLSLLEISHRSKDFVAVMDEVRALALELLGLEGKGYQALFLQGGASLEFLMVPYNLMKVDGKAAYLDTGTWANNAIKEAKLFGETVVVASSKEQNYNHIPTDYTIPADASYFHCTSNNTIFGTQMKSFPKTNIPVVCDMSSDIFSRSLDFTQFDLIYAGAQKNMGAAGATLVIVKEEILGKSGRTIPSILDYEKHIKAESMYNTPAVFAVYTCLLTLQWLKAQGGIAAIEKVNEAKANLLYTEIDRNPLFIGTADKKDRSNMNATFLLVDEKNQETFDKMWKEAGISGIAGHRSVGGYRASMYNALPLESVQVLVDVMKKLEEVVKQNEVTV
- a CDS encoding DUF6146 family protein, producing the protein MNSKIISSVRLSGSGHEYRKTTMCVSKKIIVPLLLIVALASCHFDKNITTKAKTSDAPKASDVVRIANDSLEYEVIIIDGGFNSWLYGNAKPRGFYSESYLESRNQIFVSEWNRRAMQPQRFNPNLYEMQINYDNNIHYGYEVNYLIYNYMIYFQIANKQQLGGFAPRP
- a CDS encoding D-2-hydroxyacid dehydrogenase: MKVLANDGISKSGIKALEKGGFEVITTKVAQEQVANYINEHKVSVILVRSATKVRKDIIDNCPSLKIIGRGGVGMDNIDVDYAREKGLHVINTPASSSESVAELVFAHLFTGVRFLQDSNRNMPLEGDTNFDGLKKAYANGIELRGKTLGIIGFGRIGQSVAKMALGLGMKVIAADKFVDNAEVKVDFYNGQFINVEFITEPMEDVFKHADFITLHVPAQEGYVIGKDEFLQMKDGVGIVNCARGGVIDEVALIEALDSEKVLFAGLDVFENEPTPEIQILMHPKISLTPHIGAATLEAQDRIGTELAEQVISLLKAEKV
- the folE gene encoding GTP cyclohydrolase I FolE encodes the protein MNSTIEKELFEMIGDNHQMTSAETPLRVDAFQKSDKDKMLAIENHFFQIMEELGLDMTDDSLKGTPHRVAKMFIQEIFSGLNPANKPKISVFENTYQYDKMLVEADISFNSTCEHHFLPIIGKAHIGYVSSGKVIGLSKLNRIVDYYSRRPQVQERLIMQIFNELKTALETEDVIVVMEAKHLCVSSRGINDESSFTSTIQYSGIFNEKENRNDFFSLIKKEK
- a CDS encoding ABC transporter ATP-binding protein, with protein sequence MIIAKNIHKYYDSLHVLKGVDLHIKQGEIVSIVGASGAGKTTLLQILGTLDNPAKESDTSLEINKENLLIMKDKALSKFRNTHLGFIFQFHQLLPEFTALENVCIPAYIAGKEKATTEAEAKKLLDYLGLSDRINHKPNELSGGEQQRVAVARALINKPAVIFADEPSGNLDTASAENLHQLFFKLRDEFGQTFVIVTHNETFANMADRKLVMKDGLIV